The following proteins are encoded in a genomic region of Zea mays cultivar B73 chromosome 9, Zm-B73-REFERENCE-NAM-5.0, whole genome shotgun sequence:
- the LOC100280745 gene encoding long cell-linked locus protein has translation MAALRKPSFGTRAWRLLRLAVLWARKGGAAHSLRLLRTLRRHGARGDRLRHGGEREYSIDETPAFRFRTPSARVLRLIPCIAPATPGLCADDRYFFSSAAAREVDEAAGGYCYADDPRSARHVEEEEEDELSCCGDDEQLLERVVAEACHASTAGSVAGEGGEDAGVDVKAEEFIARFYAQMKLQRQISWLQYNEMMERSIS, from the coding sequence ATGGCGGCGCTGAGGAAGCCGTCGTTCGGGACGCGGGCGTGGCGGCTGCTGCGGCTGGCGGTGCTGTGGGCGCGGAAGGGCGGCGCGGCGCACAGCCTGCGCCTGCTCCGCACGCTCCGCCGCCACGGCGCGCGCGGCGACCGGCTCCGCCACGGCGGCGAGCGCGAGTACTCCATCGACGAGACGCCGGCGTTCCGGTTCCGCACCCCGTCCGCGCGCGTGCTCCGCCTCATCCCCTGCATCGCGCCGGCCACCCCGGGCCTCTGCGCCGACGACCGCTACTTCTTCAGCAGCGCCGCCGCACGCGAGGTGGACGAGGCCGCTGGCGGGTACTGCTACGCCGACGACCCACGGAGCGCGCGCCAcgtcgaggaggaggaggaggacgagctgAGCTGCTGTGGCGATGACGAgcagctgctggagcgggtggtgGCGGAGGCGTGCCACGCGAGCACCGCAGGGTCGGTGGCAGGGGAGGGTGGCGAGGACGCCGGGGTGGACGTCAAGGCGGAGGAGTTCATCGCCAGGTTCTATGCGCAGATGAAGCTGCAGCGCCAGATCTCCTGGCTGCAGTACAACGAGATGATGGAGAGGAGCATCAGCTAG
- the LOC103639235 gene encoding uncharacterized protein — protein sequence MAAAADYDRAHRPYAAPAPAGEYDRPYRNEVVPYGDRRIDIIVKPPARSPPPVSNRGGGGGVGSAWCFSDPEMKRRRRVASYKAYSAEGKVKASFRRGFRWIKAKCSELIHG from the coding sequence atggccgccgccgccgactACGACCGCGCGCACCGCCCGTACGCGGCTCCCGCCCCCGCCGGTGAGTACGACCGCCCCTACCGCAACGAGGTCGTGCCCTACGGTGACCGCCGCATCGACATCATCGTCAAGCCGCCCGCGAGGTCGCCGCCGCCGGTATCCAACAGGGGCGGCGGGGGAGGGGTGGGGTCGGCGTGGTGCTTCAGCGATCCGGAGATGAAGAGGCGGCGGCGGGTGGCCAGCTACAAGGCTTACTCGGCGGAGGGCAAAGTCAAGGCATCGTTCCGCAGGGGATTCCGCTGGATCAAGGCCAAGTGCTCCGAGCTCATCCATGGCTG